GGCGAGGACGACTTGCGCCACGCCCTCGAAGAGTCGCCACCGCTCGGCGGCGTCCGTGGGCACCGGCGGCTCGGGGAGCGCCGGGAAGCGGCGCCGCAGCTCCGGCAGCAGCCGCGTCACTTCGGTCAGCCACTCGGGCGCGGTGCCGCTCAGCCCGGGCGCCTCCAGTGCCTCGCGCAGCGCCTCCGCGATGGGCCCGTACGGGATCCCTGCCTTCGGGTCGTAGCCCCGGCCGCGCAGCACGGTGGCGCCTTCCGCGCGCGTCCAGCGCGCGAAGTCCTCCGCGAGACGCGTCTTGCCGACACCGACCTCCCCTTCGATCAGGACGGTGCGTCCCGAGCCGCCGGATACCGTCTTCCACGCCTGAGTGAGCAGGGCCCACTGGCGCTCGCGCCCGATGAGAGCTGCCTGGAACGTCGGAGTGTGAGCCTCGGAGTCATCGAGGGGCGCGCGGCGCTGGTCCGCGTCGAGGTCGGCCTCGATCCGGTGCGCGAGGGCGAGCAGCGCGTCGGAAGGCGGCGTCCGCAGCTCGCGGGCGAGGCGGTCGCGGTACTCGGCCAGCCGGGCGAGTGCGGCCGATCGATCGCCCAGCACGTAGAGCGCCTCCACCGCTACCCGGGTCGCCTCGTCGGACAGCGGATCCACCCCGAGCCAGCGCTCCGCGATCTCCACCGCCTCGCGCCAGTGCGAGCGGGTCATGGCCTCGCGTGCCGCCGCGCGCAGCAGCTGTTCGAAGCGACGCATCAGCGTCTGCCGCGTGGAGGCCAGCCATTCCTCGAACGCGGGCGCGTGATGGATCGAGAATCCGCTCATGAACCGGGGCACGTCGAAGCGGAGGGCTTCGGAGGGGCGTTGTCCAGCGGCCTCGAGGAATGCCTGGACGTCGCAATCCACGCGGTCAACCAGCTCGACCTTCTGGCGGTCTATGTGGACCGCGTTGCCGGCCACGGCGCGGAGCTGCTTCAGTGCCTGGCGCAGCGAGACCCGGGCGGCGTAGTCCGGCGACTCGCCCCATAGCAGCGTCGCCAGCTCTTCGCGCGAGTGGGGGCCGGCCTCCAGGGTGAGATACGCCAGGAGCGCGAGGGTCTTGGACGCCAGACTGCCTGACGCGGAAGCATCACCCCGCGGCGGCCCTACCGACGGCGGGCCCAACAGACTGATCGCAATGCCGGGCACTTACCTCGCCTGGGCT
This genomic window from Gemmatimonadales bacterium contains:
- a CDS encoding AAA family ATPase — its product is MPGIAISLLGPPSVGPPRGDASASGSLASKTLALLAYLTLEAGPHSREELATLLWGESPDYAARVSLRQALKQLRAVAGNAVHIDRQKVELVDRVDCDVQAFLEAAGQRPSEALRFDVPRFMSGFSIHHAPAFEEWLASTRQTLMRRFEQLLRAAAREAMTRSHWREAVEIAERWLGVDPLSDEATRVAVEALYVLGDRSAALARLAEYRDRLARELRTPPSDALLALAHRIEADLDADQRRAPLDDSEAHTPTFQAALIGRERQWALLTQAWKTVSGGSGRTVLIEGEVGVGKTRLAEDFARWTRAEGATVLRGRGYDPKAGIPYGPIAEALREALEAPGLSGTAPEWLTEVTRLLPELRRRFPALPEPPVPTDAAERWRLFEGVAQVVLALASERPTILLIDDLQWCDGESCALLHFLSRRLEGAASALVATVRLGELERDLPAARLCRSLRARGMATVVDVTPLSLDEIWQLIRELGKIRSPTGGRRFATRIHEVTDGNPFHAIELLKTLFTQGLLAVDDATGEWTASGVGSAGQSELLPMPPTVRDAIAERVTRLPYDLRDLLATTAVSASGCRAPLLSHVHGISRLQAALRGDALVERLLLAEDGGVYRCAHPVIADVVREGLSAPRRREIHRAIALSLEAIAAPAELGEIAGEVARHAARGGERALAWRHALLASEEAVRRYGFEEALSWLDLAASVADEGDQADTVNRRTSDVLGLAGWTEPPRRTKRPGTPARGITQIDMDLGET